A region of the Amycolatopsis sp. cg13 genome:
CCGCGGCGACGTACTCCTCGTCCGTGATGGACGACCCGGTCCCGGCACCCGTCTCGACGAAGACGTCGTGCCCGCGACCGACCAGTTCGTGCACGCCGGCCGGGGTCAACGCGACCCGGTACTCGTGCTTCTTGATCTCACGGGGAACGGCGATGCGCACTGCTGGCCTCCTGGCGGCGGTTCTGTCGAAGGTGTTGCCACTCACGGTGATCTACCCGGACGGCGGTGTCATCATTCCGCCGCCACAGTCTTGCGCGGGGTCAGTAGTGCTGCCAGGACAACGCACTTGACCTCGACCGCACTTGAGGTAGTTGGCTGGCTCATGGCGGAGACTCGAGGAAGGGCTTACATGCGAGCGGTGTGGCTGCGGGAGTTCGGCGGTCCGGCGGTGCTGGAGGCGGGGGACGCTCCCGATCCGGCTCCCGGACCGGGGCAGGTGCTGATCGAGGTGGCGTTCGCCAACGTGACCTTCGTGGAAACGCAGTTCCGGGCGACCGGCAACGGGCCGTTCGCGGGCGCGCTGCCGATGGTGCCCGGCAACGGCGTCGGGGGTGTGATCAGCCGCGCCGGGGAGGGCGTGGATCCGGCGCTGGTCGGGAAACGCGTAGTGACGTCGACCGGCGGCAGCGGTGGTTACGCCCAGCGCGTGGTCGTGGACGCGGCGTTGGTGTTTCCGGTGCCGCAGGCGCTGAGTCTTGATGCGGCAGTCGCGCTGCTGGCCGACGGCCGTACAGCGACCGGGTTGGTGCATGCGACCGGCGTGGCACCGGGGGAACGGGTGCTTGTGGAGGCTGCTGCGGGAGGGGTTGGCAGTCTCTTGGTGCAGTTGGCGAAGGCTGCTGGTGCGGAGGTCGTGGCTGCGGCTGGCGGGGCGGAAAAGGTTGCCCGGGCTCGGGAATTGGGTGCGGACCTCGCGGTCGACTACACGGATCCGGAGTGGACTGCGTTGGCTGGGGAGGTGGATGTGGTGTTCGACGGTGTGGGAGGTGCTGTTGGTACGGCTGCGTTCTCTCTGGTACGGCCTGGTGGGCGGATGGCGATTTACGGGCTGGCAAGCGGTTCGTGGGCGGAAGTGTCCGAAGAGGACGCTGCGGCGCGTGGGGTGAAGCTGGTTCGGTCGATTGGTGATGCGGCGGCTATGCGCGGGTACACGGAATCGGCGTTGGAGGCGGCTGCGGCTGGGCAGTTGACTCCGGTGATCGGGCAGCGGTTTCCGTTGGAGCGGGCGGCTGATGCGCACGCGGCGATCGAATCTCGGGGGACGATCGGGAAGACGTTGTTGATCGCGTGACCGATTTCGACGTCGACAGTTTCCTCGCGCAGCCGCTGACCGCACGGGTCGCCACTGCGGGTCCGACCGTCCGGCCCACCTGGTATCTCTGGGAGGAAGGCGCGTTCTGGATCCTCAGCGGTCCGTGGTCGCGGCTGCCCGATCGGGTGCGCGCGGAGCCG
Encoded here:
- a CDS encoding zinc-binding dehydrogenase; translated protein: MRAVWLREFGGPAVLEAGDAPDPAPGPGQVLIEVAFANVTFVETQFRATGNGPFAGALPMVPGNGVGGVISRAGEGVDPALVGKRVVTSTGGSGGYAQRVVVDAALVFPVPQALSLDAAVALLADGRTATGLVHATGVAPGERVLVEAAAGGVGSLLVQLAKAAGAEVVAAAGGAEKVARARELGADLAVDYTDPEWTALAGEVDVVFDGVGGAVGTAAFSLVRPGGRMAIYGLASGSWAEVSEEDAAARGVKLVRSIGDAAAMRGYTESALEAAAAGQLTPVIGQRFPLERAADAHAAIESRGTIGKTLLIA